The genomic DNA gagagaggatgctaaagacagtgcctttaaggcatgcccccaatagtGTTGTCCgtatggaaatcgggagaatggttgccaggggagattttcgggaggggcactgaaattcgggattttcccgggaaaatcgggagggttggcaagataTGTGTCTTCAAGTATGTttctacaagtgtatgtaaacttttgatcgtgactgtatgtagcatcatctacaacagtggttcttaacctgggttcaatcgaaccctaggggttcgacagagcctccgccgcggaggtcaagacacgcccgactcatcgtgtaaataaaaacttctccctgtctgcgtattatggataccaccaaacaatgttccctctaattttccatatgtgtgagcaaacgcaaaaactccttgagcattcatgtggagcacatgtgagcgacgtcagacgtgcacatgcactgtggtcacacctgcagcacacctgtcccaaacctgacaaaataacaagttcaatgttttattattgtaatcaaatgacgaaagtcatttccatgagattattttctaatataaatgttttggcccacttacaatgactataacatattgtttttcatgagctgtgtactagtattatatgtctgggtggggggtccttctttggaaataatgtgtacccctttcagatatcgcatttatccatcccatccattttctaccgcttattcgctTCAAGTCGCGggggccgctggagcctatctcagctacaatcgggcggaaggcggggtacaccctggacaagtcgccacctcatcacagggccaacacagatagacagacaacattcacactcacattcacacacgagggccaatttttttcgcatttagttcccactaaaacattcacatgttgcacaatgagatgtaaacatgggatcatgtgtagattcctgtaactttccgtttgtaaaatatatctttattagtatttctttaatataataacatcattttatgattacggttcgggttcggtacAGCCaacaagattaaaggcctactgaaatgatttttttttatttaaacgggaatagcagatccattctatgtgtcatacttgatcatttcgcgatattgccatatttttgctgaaaggacttagtagagaaaatcgacgataaagttcgcaacttttgctcgctgataaaaaaaagccgtgcccctaccggaagtagcatgacgtcacaagctgtagtgctgctcacaattccccgttgtttacatggagcgagagatatttggagcgagaaagcaacgattaccccattaatttgagcgaggatgaaagattcgtggatgcggaacgttacagtgacggactagaatgcagttcaagagatatcttttttcgctcttaccgtaacttaggtacaagctggctcattggattccacactctctcctttttctattgtggattacggatttgtattttaaaccacctcggatactatatcctcttgaaaatgagagtcgagaagccgaaatggacattcagtgacttttatctccacgacaatataccaacgaagctctttagcatgagctaacgtgatagcatctgtctcaaatgcagatagacactaaataaataaatacctgactggaaggatagacagaagttcaacaatactactcaggagacaccgaaccaaacactggacatgtaaatacacggttaatgtgtattcgacgcctgtcgaagcctagcaatgctgttgctaacgacgctaacttagcaacgggagctCGTCAgacctatgataaaaacattagcgctccacctacgccagccagccctcctctgctcatcaacacccgtgctcacctgtgttccagcgatcgacgatgcggtcagcggcccggagacgtaggaagtcaaggtgaggtccccggcgctagtgtctgctatccaacaaagtcctccttgttgtgttgctacagccagccgctaatacaccgatcccacctacaacgttcttctttgcagcctccattgttcattaaacaaattgcaaaagattcaccaacacagatgtccagaatactgtggaattatgaaatgaaaacagagctttgtgtataggATTtttcgggctccgaatacttcccttgtcctcgtgacgtcacacgcatacgtcagcataataaaacgttttcaagcggaagtgtggcgggaaatttaaaattgcactttataagttaaccccgccgtattggcatgtgttgcaatgttaagatttcatcattgatgtataaactatcagactgcgtggtcagtagtagtgggtttcagtaggcctaggcctttaaaggcctactgaaacccactactaccgactttagattagtaaagtgcaattttaaatttccagcgaaatatcctgctgaaaatgtctcgatatgatgatgtttgcgcgtgacgtcacggattgtagcggacattttgggacaccattgttgccagctattaagtcgtctgttttcatcgcaaaattccacagtattctggacatttgtgttggtgaatcttttgcaatttgtttaatgaacaatggagatagcaaagaagaaagctgtaggtgggaagcggtgtattagcggccggctgcagcaacacaaacacgtagcggctacgtcgtagccggtatttcattgtttacattcccgaacgatgacagtcaagctttaccattggcctgtagagaactgggacaacagagactcttaccaggaggactttgagttggatacgcgctaccgtgagtacgcagctgcggcttccaaacatttgatcgcttgcccgtacgtgcgtgccgctatgtgcatgtcacgtacgtaactttggggaaatatatgtgctgtatgaactttacggaggtgaacggtactttgggctgtgggattgagtgtgttgtgcgggtgtttgatttgtattggcgggttatatggacgggagagggGAGATGTTTGTTAtgctggattaatttgtggcatattaaatatcagcctggttgtgttgtggctaatagagtatatatatgtcttgtgtttatttactgttttagtcattcccagctgaatatcaggtcccacccgccgctcacagcatcttccctatctgaatcgcttccactgccctctaatccttcactctcactttcctcatccacgaatctttcatcctcgctcaaattaatggggtaatcgtcgctttctccgtccgaatcgctctcgctgcttgtggccatgattgtaaacaatgtgcaaatgtgaggagctccacaacctgtgacgtcacgctacttccggtacaggcaaggcttttttatcagcgaccaaaagttgcgaactttatcgtcgatgttctctactaaatcctttcagcaaaaatatggcaatatcacgaaattatcaagtatgacacatagaatggacctgcgatccccgtttaaataagaaaatcgcatttcagtaggcctttaaaggcacctccccaaagttcatacagcacatatatttccctaaagttacgtacgtgacatgcacatagcggcacgcacgtacgggcaagcgatcaaatgtttggaagccgcagctgcgtactcacggtagcgcatatccaactcaaagtcctcctggtaagagtctctgttgtcccatctccacaagcattaagattaaagattaaaggcctactgaaatgaattttttttatttaaacggggatagcagatctattctatgtgtcatacttgatcatttcgcgatattgccatatttttgctgaaaggatttagtatagaacaacgacgataaagattgcaacttttggtatctgataaaaaaaaggcttgcacctaccggaagtagcgtgacgtagtcagttgaacatatacgcaaagttccctattgtttacaatgatggccgcatgaagtgagagagattcggaccgagaaagcgacaatttccccattaatttgagcgaggatgaaagatttgtggatgagtaaagtgcaagtgaaggactagtggggagttgaagctattcagatagggaagatgctgtgagagccgggggtgacctgatattcagctgggaatgactacaacagtaaataaacacaagacatatatatactctattagccacaacacaaccaggcttatatttaatatgccacaaattaatcctgcataaaaacacctgcgtgtttgttatgctagctcctagctcctctgctagctcctagctccatagaacacgccaatacaattcaaacacctgatcaacacacacaatcactcagcccaaaagaccgtttacctaacccaaggttcataaagcttatatatttttaaaaagttacgtacgtgacgcgcacatacggtcaagttatcgaatgtttagcagccaaggctgcatactcacggtacctgatattcagctgggaatgactacaacagtaaataaacacaagacatatatatactctattagccacaacacaaccaggcttatatttaatatgccacaaattaatcctgcataataacacctgcgtgtttgttatgctagctcctagctcctctgctagctcctagctccatagaacacgccaatacaattcaaacacctgatcaacacacacaatcactcagcccaaaagaccgttcacctaacccaaggttcataaagcttatatgtttttaaaaagttacgtacgtgacgcgcacttacggtacggtacgtgttatgctagctcctagctcctctgctagctcctagctccatagaacacgccaatacaattcaaacacatgatcaacacacacaatcactcagcccaaaagaccgttcacctaacccaaggttcataaagcttatatattttaaaaaagttacgtacatacgcaaaaaaaagccaaagctgcatactcacagtagcacgtctgcgtctttgtcatccaaatcaaagtaatcctggtaagagtctgtgttgtcccagttctctacaggcgtctgtgtatccaaatcaaaagtcctcctggttagagtctctgttatccgagttcttccatcttgactgcatctttcgggaatgtaaacaaagaagcgccggctgtgtactgttgtggctgactacgttcgaaaaatacgtccatttcgcaccgacaactttcttctttgcttgcttggcttccttctccataatgcaatgaacatgattgaaacagattcacgaacacagatgtccagaatactgtggaattatgaaatgaaaacagagcgttttcgtatcggcttcaatgtggaaggcatacccgtgttcgccgggcaacgtcacacgcatacgtcatcctcagaggcgtttcgaaccggaagtttagcggcaaatttaaaatgtcactttataagttaacccggccgtattggcatgtgttataatgttaagatttcatcattgatatataaactatcagactgcgtggtcggtagtagtgggtttcagtaggcctttaaagtaccaatgattgtcacacacacactagatgtggtgaaatttgtcctctgcatttgtcccatccccttggggagcagtgggcagcagcggcgccgcgcccgggaatcatttgggtgatttaacccccaactccaaccctttgttgctgagtgccaagcagggaggttatgggtcccatttttatagtctttggtatgactcggctgggatttgaactccaacctaccgatctcagggcggacactctaaccactaggcatgcgtatctaactcaaagtcctcctggtaagagtctctgtcgtcccatctccacaagcatgcataaccaactcaaagtcctcctggtaagagtctatgttgtccctgttctccacaggccaatggtaaagcttgactgttatcgttcgggaatgtaaacaatgaaacaccggctacgacatagccgctacgtgtttgtgttgctgcagcctgccgctaatacaccgcttcccacctacagctttcttctttgctatctccattgttcattaaacaaattgcaaaagattcaccaacacagaatactgtggaattttgcgatgaaaacagactacttaatagctggccacaatggtgtcccaaaatgtccgctacaatccgtgacgtcacgcggaaatgtcatcataccgagacgttttcagcaggatattttgctggaaatttaaaattgcactttactaatctaacccggccgtattggcatgtgttgcaatgttaagatttcatcattgatatataaactatcagactgcgtggtcggtagtagtgggtttcagtaggcctttaagaaccactgatctacaaagatacaaataattgctattgcgacatccagtggacacatttagaaatgctgtttctttcattccaaacatGTCAGGTTAATTTTTGTACTTGGCAAATTCATCCCGgaggggccggataaaacctcttcgcgggcctgatccggccctcgggccgtacgtttgacaccactgacACATAAGGTTGATAAATGGCACTGTTGAAGCACTTCTGCTTCACTGGGTTGTTTTGACAGCTTAACAAACTTTCTGGAAAACATCTAAGTTTGATATTTAGAGGGGGAAACGACACGCATAATTAAATACAACTTGAGTAGTAAAGAGAAAAAAGGTGGAGGTCTGGGTGTAGCTACCAGAAAAAGCTATCTCGCACACACCACCAGACTGCTGGGGAACTATCAGATAGACCTAGCTTGGCGTGGCCGCCTGTCGGGACCCAAAAGTGGGGTTAGTGAGTTGCCTGGAGTACCCCCCACTCCCCACTCCGCCGCCTGTCACAACCGCGAGGGCTCACTTCCCCACCCACGAAGAATGTCTCGTCCGGTCTTACCTTCCCGCCCCGGTAGCCTTCGAAGGCCCTCAGCGAGCTGTCAGTGAGTTTGACGTGGAAGACGGAGACGTTGCTGCCGTTGCTCACTCTTCCACAGGACAGCGCGTAGCACCGCTCCTCTTTCAGCGCCGCCATCTTTGCTCGCCGTTCACCCCCACCATGCGCGCACACGCGCTCCCTCGCACACGCACTTGTGGTGCCGCGGACGGACGATTCCCGTTCTCTGTGGTTCAAATTGGCGTCAAGCGTCAAAACGCTAAAGTCGTCATCCGGTCACGTATCGCCCCAACACTCCCATGGCGGAATAAATTAAGGAGGAGTTTGTAGCGAAACGCCTAAATTCTAAGGCCAAGTGCCTTAAGGTGTGTGTTGTGCGCAATTACATGAGCAACACTTACAGTAACAATGTCACGTGATACTAGATGGCGATGTCGATATATCGCACAATCCATTTTGGAAATGTACTTGTCAAACGTGTTTTGTATGTCTATATCTTATTCACTGTAATAGTGCTAATTTTAACATTTGTTTTACCGTCATGcttttggcaaaaaaaacaaaaaacaaaatagtttGATGTGAGTTCAAAGAATAGGCTGGCTTAACTGCAAGGAAGGATGTATTAGATCATTCTATTACGTCACTCTAAATCTGTGTGGGAAGAGTCAATCTGTAAACACCAAAACCAATCCACAGATGCATTTTTGAACACACAAAATGTTTAGCTTTTAAATGTACCGTCCCACTTGTCTTTACCATAATGGTTTAGTTTGTGAGTATTTGCACGACAatgttataaagttaaagtaccactgataagtcacacgcacactaggtgtggtgaaattaccctctgcatttgacccatcccctgggaggtgaggggagcagtgagcatcagcggtggccgcgctcgggaatcattttggtgatttaagatcaagttaaagtaccactggtaagtcacacacacaccaagtgTGGTGCAATtaccctctgcgtttgacccatcccctcgttcCACCGTCtcggaggtgaggagagcagtgagcagcagcggtggccgtgctcaggaatcattttggtgatttaagttcaagttaaagttccACTGAtaagtcacacgcacactaggtgtggtgcaattaccctctgcatttgacccatccccttgttccaccccctgggaggtgaggggagcagtgagcagcagcggtggctgcgctcgagaatcatgttggtgatttaagttaaagtaccactaagtcacacacacacacactaagtgtagtgaaattaccctctgcatttgacccatccccttgttccaccccctgggaagtgaggggagcagtgggaagcagcgctggccacgctcgggaatcattttggtgatttaacccccaatttcaacccttgatgctgagtgccaagcagggaggtaatgggtcccatttttagtctttggtatgactctgccggggtttgaactcttaAATGTACTGTACCACCATTTTGCCAATTCTCTTTACCTTAATGGTTTAGTTTGTGAGTATTTGCACAACAatgttataaagttaaagtaccactgatagtcacacacacactaggtgtggtgaaattcaaccaatcaaagtttatttatatagccctaaatcacaagtgtctcaaagggttgcacaagccacaacgacatcctcggctcagatcccacatcagggcaagaaaaaaactcaacccaatgggatacaatgagaaaccttggaggggacctcccccctgggcgaccggtgcaatggacgtcgagtggatctagttaatagtgtgagagtccagtccatagtggggccagcaggggatcatcttgagtggagacaagtcagcagcgcagagacgtcaccaacagatgagtggtccaccccgggtcccgactttgaacagctggcaattcatctgtggtcaccttataacctctccatgcaggagaggggggcagagcagaaaagagacggtagatcaactggtctaaaagggggcttTATTTAAAGGCAAGtgtatacaaatgtgttttattaccctctgcctttgacccgtcccctgggaggtgaggggagcagcgagcagcagcggtggctgcgctcaggaatcattttggtgatttaacccccaattccaatcattgatgctgagtgccaagcagggaggtaatgggtcccatttttatagtctttggtatgactcagccggggtttgaactcacaacttaccgatctcagggcggacactctaaccactgataTAATTAAAAGTGTTAAGTATCAAAAtcccaaaataaacatttacactgCTGTGATGACAGATAAACTTTTATTCAGGTGaaaatcaaataaatacacaGCGAATCTTAGTTGCAATGACCACTAGATCTATTAGGACTCATTCAAGCAGGGGTGCATAACTGCAACACAACAAGCTATGTAGCTGGAATTAAATTAACAACCAAAGTAATAgtttaaaagaagaagaagaaaaaaacacaccATCCATACTAGACTTTTTCAACATTTGGTCACAATCGACATAAACCTGAGGTAATAAGTgacggaaatgtaaaaaaataaatctttcctTCTGCAGTGTCAAACCTCAATGTAGCCGTACTCCACCCTTGTCGTCATGGTGattactactactgttactacatgTTGTACTTGGAATGATCAAATGTGGAACAACCACtacaaagtccatccatccatccattttctaccgcttatccctttcagggtcactGGAGCCTAAGTCAATTGTCTTTTAACATTGAGCCCACACCTGGCTTTCAGCGATGCATTCAACGctgcaccaaaaaaaaataaaaaattgttgcgTAACAAATCATGACAGGGATACACACTAACACGCTATCTAATTTCTAAttgacgattaaaaaaaaaaaagaatctgtATCACAAACAGTTATTTTACTCAAGGACTCGCAGCCCTGTCAGCCCACACGTTCTACAGCGAGCATTGCCGGCCAGGGCAGGTTGGCTCTGCTGCCCTGGTTCTACTTGCTGACTATCATCAATCAGCTCACGAAATAATTATGTTGTCTTATTATTTTCATTTCTATTAAAAGGTTCCGGAAGGACAGGGACCTTGCATGGAAAACTTCAGAAAGAccattgtttgtttattttaaagcCGTAAGGAGTCGAATAATTAAGATAACGTGTGCAAAATTGTCCAAAAGAATCAGATTTTTCGAAAAGACAAATTAGGATTGTCATTTTTTCCCAGAACATTGCAGCCCTACTTTCAAGTAGTGAAGACAAAAAAATAGTCTAAGTGTGTATGAAAAATATGCATGAATCAAGCTGCCAGTAAGCAGAACAGAACAGTCAGGAGAGTGAAGAGGCAACGGAATGACATGTCCACCCCCACTTTTACCCAAAATGGTCGGAAGGCACTGCTGCCAGATGTGCATCTTGGTCCGATCGCTTCAATTTCTGGCAGCCATGACCACTGATAGCGCCACACCGCCGATGGCGACCGCAGTGGCGCCAAATAACCACTTCCAGCTAAGACCCTGATGAAAACGGGGAACATATAGAGAAGAGCGTGTGTCAATAATGCAATGCAAGTCAATTGTTTGTGTAACCGCTTCTTTCCTTCCACTGTAAAAAGTTGTGAAAACACACACTTGCTTTCATGTGGAGATGAACTGCAGTTTGGTTACAACCAGTGATGGTTAAATTATTGATTGTTAAGAATACTGTAAAATGTGTGAAACTGATTGTTGATTAAGCAGTTGAGGCAAAGTGGATTGCATTAatgggctgcaaccagcagataTATTATATGAGATATTATAAATGTATGTGATACAACATGTAAAATATTTTGTagtttgtacacacacacatatatatatatatatatatatatatatatatatatatatatatatatatatatatatatatatatatatatacacacatacatatatatacatatatatatacatacatatatatatatacacatatatatatatatatatatatatatatatatatatatatatatatatatatatatatatatatatactgtacatacatacataaatatgtatatatagtagtggatctttgttttattttggaatgtcttataattgtttgtttttgctgTTTAAGGTGTTTTTGTATGTATAATTTTGTTGGGCCCCAGGAAGAATAGCTGCTAAAAAGGATCTTCATAAACTCAAGACAAAGGGCGCTGTTGAATTATTCTGCTAAATATATTGGCCTGAAAACAGTAGCTCAGAATATTCTAAATTAAAATTAATCCATAAACTATCCCCATAGCCAAGTAAGAGAATTGCAGAGAACATACATATTTAAAACAAGTGTGTTAATATAAATTTACAgtagaaaataaatgtaaatgctTGCTTCATCATGTAAACCTCAACCAAAGCCAAAATGGTAGATATCTAATCAGACAGACTGTTTCATTTGCGCTATAGTGACTTTAAGGTTTAAAAATAAACACTGGATCTGTGCATTTATCCTGATTCTTACCAAATGTAATGTGCTATGATTGGCTCTGACTTGATTGGGCATCAAAACTCACCCATGACGATTTGGCCCAGCATTTCTGTGGGATGCTGCTCGTGGGGTTCCCCAGCATCTTCTTATACATGGCCTGCTCTGCTCCTCTTTGTTCAGAGTGTTTCTTCACCAATTTGGACAGCTCTGCATGGATTGTCTTAGCAGGATAGAAACCAGGGACATAATTAAGCTATCCACTGGAAACCAGTACACACTCGCGAAAGCAGATTTAAGAAAGACAACATCTTTACATAAAGACTCAGGAGGTTCAGGGATGATTTGTGCACAGAATAATTACAGAAGCTCAATCCTTCTCAGACACTACTTGGTCAACCTCAATAATGACTCATTTTTCAAGTGTGCTGTTCTTTGTAATTTCCACTTTATGTGTTGAACAGAAAGCTCAAAAAGGCCAAGTGCTGTTTGACAGATTGGTGTAGGAATGAGTGGATTCTGGCCATGGATCCCACACACGGAGGACATAAGAACCTTGTATGTCCATCTGTTGGAGCTGAACAGGAGGCACAAGATCCGACCGTGGTGCAAGGGAAACTGAACTATTTAAAGCCACATGAAAGCAGATCCTCTGAAATGATGAATCAGCAGCTCAGTACCACTAACTGTAGGTCGGGACATGATAGGTTACCTCACAGCGCCATCTGGTGGCAAACAATAGTAAAAAAACAAGTAATACTACACCAGTGTTAAATTTGACAGCAGTtaataatttagttttagtcatagccttttgacgaaaatgtattttagtctaattttagtcatttaaattgatttagttCTAGTTAACGAAAatacacaacattttattttgtctgctgaaattacagtaaatttagtTGACTAAAATATTAAGCATAAAAGATAAAAACATGGCTGACAATGTTTGGGAACACTCTGTAACTTTGACTTGTGTTCTATAGCACTTTGTTGCAAAGTGAAAAGTACCTTGTTGCTTGGTTCCAGCTTCAGTGCCTTTCTCAGAGTCTGAATGGCTTCTGCGTATTCGCCTTGCAAGGCCAGCACCTTGGGTGCAAGCACAAGATGGTAAGCTTAAAACAATGCCAGGGGCAAAGGCACAGTAGGGAAAGTACCTTGCCCATGCGGAAAAGTGCTTTGATGTTATCTGGCTGGTGAGCGAGGGCTGAGACGCACGATTTGAAAGCCGCCTCATAGTGATCCAGTTTGAGCTGCGAGGCGGCCATGTTGTTCAGACACTTCACTTTCACGTCAACCAGCTCGTTTTCCTCCTCTGGGCTTATATCGACTGTGGATGAAAATATACAGGAGATGGAAAAAAGAGCTTTTGTCCAGAAAACAACCAACAGCTTTGTTACCCTACCTTTAGAGCTGGACTCCGTAATCTGCAGGGCGATGCTGTAAGAGTTGACAGCAAAAGCGTAGTCACCCCGCTGATAATGCACGTTGCCTCTTTCTCTCTTACGGCTGGCCAGGGCGATCTTTTCTATCGGAGCCAACAGCTCTAGGTCTGGTGCATCAGTGGCTTCCATCAGT from Entelurus aequoreus isolate RoL-2023_Sb linkage group LG27, RoL_Eaeq_v1.1, whole genome shotgun sequence includes the following:
- the fkbp8 gene encoding peptidyl-prolyl cis-trans isomerase FKBP8 translates to MDSADLHAAKRRRSGGTTLLDSGEDFEVLDEDDLDDEPPPLEDARVGKEKENDAQKSVKEAVEEAVPAEESQEWLDVLGNDQLKKKVLEAGQGRDSRPEKGQNVKICLKSFLKDGTLVDEQQVLSFTLGDGDVIQALDLTVQLMEIGEKALILTDAKYAYGTRGSSEPEVPPNAELSLEIELMEATDAPDLELLAPIEKIALASRKRERGNVHYQRGDYAFAVNSYSIALQITESSSKVDISPEEENELVDVKVKCLNNMAASQLKLDHYEAAFKSCVSALAHQPDNIKALFRMGKVLALQGEYAEAIQTLRKALKLEPSNKTIHAELSKLVKKHSEQRGAEQAMYKKMLGNPTSSIPQKCWAKSSWGLSWKWLFGATAVAIGGVALSVVMAARN